The proteins below are encoded in one region of Aequorivita iocasae:
- a CDS encoding tetratricopeptide repeat protein, with amino-acid sequence MKLFFIVFLLIVSPLQNSKEQCQELIQTAIEALHKKEYPKSLELLINAQNIASSHQWHEEQFLALNNIANNYYQLSEFGEALENYLAAYNVAVSHLNPQREMVVLNNVGILYFEEKKYKEAENYFLKAYTIANEHNEKVKIGIYAINLGLVYNKLNHLDKANQYLKIAFPLLKNEKNILLQGKYALAENHFLKGDLKDAENLINALIPQLKNAELIEHQSEAYLLLSKIYQTKDDWSRAKQFAKEANYIKGSLDIQIKIYEQLSLLSYNSKDFKSSRTYRDSVIILKDSLFRVKSRNQFEGNKVKFDIKRFEKELEDNTLEFNAERKVFYILISAIALLLLLSIWAWRMHISKFKQKKIISESDQKIKMLELENELESKNRKLTVKALKIASRNELLQEVLQAIKSYKDLDSNSDLKKLVLQLKSHLRNDASWNDFLVHFEEANYGFLKNLKEKHPSLNTNDIRFISYLYMNLSIKEIASLFNITQDACRKRKERIAKKIGLPDTSSLYPYLSELQ; translated from the coding sequence ATGAAGTTATTTTTTATTGTCTTCTTATTAATAGTTAGCCCTCTTCAAAATTCGAAGGAGCAATGCCAAGAATTAATTCAAACGGCCATTGAGGCATTGCACAAAAAAGAGTACCCTAAATCCTTAGAACTACTTATAAATGCCCAGAATATTGCCAGTTCGCACCAATGGCATGAAGAGCAGTTTTTAGCCCTCAATAATATAGCCAATAATTATTATCAACTATCAGAATTTGGTGAGGCCCTAGAGAACTACTTGGCTGCATATAATGTTGCAGTATCCCATCTAAACCCCCAAAGGGAAATGGTTGTTTTAAATAATGTTGGTATTTTATACTTTGAGGAAAAAAAGTATAAAGAGGCTGAAAATTATTTTTTAAAGGCGTACACTATAGCAAATGAACATAATGAGAAAGTTAAAATAGGAATCTATGCCATAAATTTGGGTCTTGTTTATAATAAACTCAACCATTTAGATAAAGCGAACCAATATTTAAAAATTGCATTTCCCCTCCTGAAAAATGAAAAAAATATTTTACTTCAAGGTAAATATGCACTAGCAGAGAATCACTTTTTAAAAGGAGATTTAAAAGATGCCGAAAATTTAATTAACGCCCTTATTCCACAATTAAAAAATGCTGAACTCATAGAACACCAATCGGAAGCATATCTACTACTCTCAAAAATATACCAAACAAAAGATGACTGGTCACGGGCGAAACAGTTTGCTAAAGAGGCTAACTATATTAAGGGCAGTCTTGATATTCAAATTAAAATATACGAGCAACTCTCCTTGCTCTCCTATAATTCAAAAGACTTCAAAAGCTCACGAACCTATAGGGATTCGGTAATTATTTTAAAAGATAGCCTGTTTAGGGTTAAAAGTAGAAATCAGTTTGAAGGCAATAAGGTAAAATTCGATATCAAACGTTTCGAAAAAGAGTTAGAAGATAATACCCTAGAATTCAATGCAGAACGTAAAGTATTTTATATACTTATCAGCGCTATTGCCCTATTGCTTTTACTTTCCATTTGGGCATGGAGAATGCATATCTCAAAATTCAAACAAAAGAAGATCATTTCTGAAAGTGATCAGAAGATTAAAATGTTGGAACTCGAAAACGAGCTGGAATCCAAAAATAGAAAACTAACGGTAAAAGCGTTGAAAATAGCAAGCAGAAACGAATTGCTTCAAGAAGTCTTACAAGCCATCAAATCATATAAAGATCTGGACAGTAACAGCGATCTAAAAAAATTAGTACTTCAATTAAAATCACATTTAAGAAATGATGCCAGCTGGAACGATTTCTTGGTTCATTTTGAAGAAGCAAACTATGGGTTTTTGAAAAATTTAAAAGAAAAACACCCATCATTAAATACAAATGACATTCGATTCATTTCTTATTTATACATGAATCTTTCTATTAAAGAAATTGCTTCTCTTTTCAACATAACTCAGGATGCCTGCAGAAAAAGAAAGGAACGTATTGCTAAAAAGATAGGATTACCCGATACTTCTAGCTTATATCCATACCTCTCGGAACTACAGTAA
- a CDS encoding NAD(P)H-dependent oxidoreductase yields MELLKNLNWRYATKKFDTSKKVSDVNLNKLKEAIQLSVSSYGLQLYKVLIIEDPAIREKLKPVSWNQSQITDASHLFVFCNYTDATPEAIDAFIKQTAETRDLDLDRLNGYGDFIKEKLQEKTPEEKTSWLKAQTYLALGNLLNACAELKIDACPMEGFEPEAYNKILGLNEQGLNATVIAPIGYRHKDDHTIGQLKVRRPKEALFETI; encoded by the coding sequence ATGGAATTACTTAAAAACTTAAACTGGCGTTATGCCACGAAAAAATTTGATACATCGAAGAAAGTGTCGGATGTTAATCTTAATAAACTAAAAGAGGCTATACAACTATCGGTGTCTTCCTATGGATTGCAGCTGTATAAAGTTTTAATTATTGAAGACCCAGCGATTAGAGAAAAGCTAAAACCGGTGTCTTGGAACCAAAGTCAGATTACTGATGCATCCCACTTGTTTGTTTTTTGCAATTATACAGATGCTACTCCTGAAGCCATTGACGCTTTTATTAAGCAAACGGCTGAAACGCGAGATCTCGATTTGGACAGACTGAACGGCTATGGTGATTTTATAAAAGAAAAATTGCAAGAAAAAACACCTGAAGAAAAAACAAGTTGGTTAAAGGCCCAAACCTATCTAGCCCTTGGAAATTTATTGAACGCTTGTGCTGAGCTAAAAATAGACGCTTGCCCTATGGAAGGGTTTGAACCAGAAGCTTATAATAAAATTTTAGGACTTAATGAACAAGGCTTAAATGCTACGGTAATTGCGCCCATAGGGTATAGACATAAGGATGACCACACTATTGGACAATTAAAAGTGCGGAGGCCTAAGGAAGCGCTTTTTGAAACAATATAA
- a CDS encoding VPS10 domain-containing protein, producing MKNKFTWLILVLALSLYQKGFAQLEAVGSSDYGRIFNITYDPSVENKLYATSLYNHILVSNDNGQNWEVLFSMSVQDVTTFKDLKLARNNSALSFIKYNQGSANNTIIILDLNSNTVIDEIEIPYSSGDKYIESYSLYDADPNVILMNTKIDFGTLENTYYTTDGGQNWDLVYTKSEHDDVAINSVAINPSNPNHLILTRGLGPNNVEGSLFQSYDGGQTWEEKLQGVVLAPVVFNPHNTNVIYAGTGISFGSTDENLYRSVDGGENWNIVPITFTDEQLNDITYISFNPQVENSIIVLEENEIIISTDNGITWENYVHDTSDVHGYYYGTYLSFNPFNEEEIFITSNYHPQFSNDGGATLTWAKNNFYLSTGSIGLFPEGDGHLYYGVQYGYINRNLTTENEEDFDILPIDWYTQGDAPTLFTDKFVEGRIFTFSSGWFGSDLEVSIDHGQNKHPILNTFMNFFDAAGTDPFDSSVIWFSLSDTNGNVELKRADISDLNAIVTNDITLPESGIIKGIHFDPLNQGHVLITIGTTVYKSEDYGANWTLSNSGLELLDNRSDLILSLNANPLNDQQLTIATNIGVFTSLDNGETWNRIYDELVHQIFHSTATAGHLVGMAHNSRISEFTLIYSTDEGQTWETIENDDLLSIGSVASTVKFNEENADVYIGSIDLGLLKYTIDLNILGTNENLLAADNVLVFPNPTKELINVSVGGEMPKNLILFDATGKKIIETINSSEMNLSQLSPGLYILQITAESGKITIKKVVKN from the coding sequence ATGAAAAACAAGTTTACATGGCTTATTCTGGTTTTGGCCCTCTCCCTATACCAGAAAGGATTTGCACAATTGGAAGCTGTAGGTTCGTCAGACTACGGTAGAATCTTTAATATTACCTATGACCCTTCAGTAGAAAATAAATTATATGCCACATCGCTCTATAACCATATTTTGGTTTCAAATGATAATGGCCAAAATTGGGAAGTATTATTTTCAATGTCAGTGCAAGATGTTACAACTTTTAAAGATTTAAAGTTGGCGAGAAACAATTCGGCCTTGAGTTTTATTAAGTACAATCAAGGGTCTGCAAATAACACCATCATAATTTTAGATTTAAATTCCAATACAGTTATCGATGAAATAGAAATTCCTTATAGTTCTGGAGATAAATATATAGAGTCGTACAGCTTGTATGATGCAGACCCTAATGTAATCTTGATGAATACTAAAATAGATTTTGGCACCTTAGAAAACACATATTATACCACGGATGGTGGCCAAAATTGGGATTTAGTCTATACAAAATCTGAGCATGACGACGTAGCCATTAATAGCGTTGCGATAAACCCCAGCAATCCAAATCACCTAATCTTAACCAGAGGACTAGGACCTAACAATGTTGAAGGCAGCTTATTTCAATCATACGACGGGGGTCAAACTTGGGAAGAAAAATTACAAGGGGTTGTTTTAGCTCCAGTAGTGTTTAACCCTCACAATACGAATGTTATTTATGCGGGGACAGGAATTAGTTTTGGCAGTACGGACGAAAACTTATACCGTTCGGTCGACGGAGGTGAAAATTGGAATATAGTACCCATCACTTTTACGGATGAACAACTCAATGATATTACTTACATTTCCTTCAATCCGCAGGTTGAAAATAGCATTATCGTTTTGGAAGAAAATGAAATAATAATTTCCACCGATAACGGAATAACCTGGGAAAATTATGTTCACGACACTAGTGATGTCCACGGCTATTACTACGGCACCTATCTTTCATTTAACCCCTTTAATGAGGAGGAAATTTTTATAACCAGCAATTACCATCCACAGTTTTCAAATGATGGAGGAGCCACTTTAACTTGGGCAAAAAACAATTTCTACTTATCTACAGGTTCAATAGGTTTATTTCCGGAAGGGGATGGACATTTGTATTATGGTGTTCAATACGGGTACATCAATAGAAATTTAACTACAGAAAATGAAGAAGACTTTGATATTCTACCCATTGATTGGTATACCCAAGGAGACGCACCCACGTTATTTACAGATAAATTTGTCGAAGGCAGAATATTTACATTTAGTTCTGGATGGTTTGGGTCTGATCTTGAAGTGAGTATAGACCATGGGCAAAATAAGCATCCAATACTTAATACCTTCATGAACTTCTTCGATGCTGCAGGAACAGATCCTTTTGATTCAAGTGTTATTTGGTTTTCCTTATCAGATACCAACGGAAATGTAGAACTTAAACGAGCAGATATTAGTGATCTAAACGCTATAGTAACAAATGACATTACCTTACCGGAAAGCGGAATAATTAAAGGAATTCATTTTGACCCATTAAATCAAGGTCATGTTTTAATCACCATTGGAACAACCGTGTACAAATCCGAGGATTATGGAGCAAATTGGACGCTGTCAAATTCCGGCTTAGAATTATTGGATAATCGCTCAGATCTCATATTAAGTTTAAACGCAAATCCTCTAAATGATCAGCAGCTAACTATTGCCACCAATATAGGTGTTTTTACCTCATTAGATAATGGGGAAACCTGGAATAGAATTTATGATGAACTTGTACATCAAATTTTTCATTCTACCGCTACAGCCGGCCATTTAGTTGGGATGGCCCACAATTCTCGTATTTCTGAATTTACATTAATTTATTCAACCGATGAAGGACAAACCTGGGAGACCATAGAAAATGATGATTTGTTATCTATAGGTTCAGTAGCATCCACCGTTAAATTTAATGAAGAAAATGCTGATGTCTATATAGGTAGTATAGACCTGGGTTTATTAAAATATACTATTGACCTGAACATATTGGGGACTAATGAAAACCTGCTTGCAGCCGACAACGTTTTGGTTTTTCCTAATCCCACAAAAGAGTTAATAAATGTATCGGTTGGTGGTGAAATGCCAAAAAATCTTATTTTGTTTGATGCAACAGGCAAAAAAATAATTGAAACTATTAATAGTTCAGAAATGAATTTATCTCAACTCTCACCAGGTTTATATATTCTACAGATAACTGCAGAATCTGGAAAAATTACAATCAAAAAAGTAGTTAAAAATTAA
- a CDS encoding Crp/Fnr family transcriptional regulator — MKTIFKNVEFIVDSNQHIKSLIHHIRQDVTLDEYAIDKLSSVLVIKELNKKEFLLEPGETANTMNFIAQGCMRSYYLDENAQEHTLQLGIEQWWINDLYSYLSRKKSRMYVQALEKTLLIQLPRVELEKLYIEVPEISNFFRIKIQSAYVAVQERVIDSMSDDAYERYDTFRRSYRDIEQRVPQYIIASYLGVTPEFLSYLRKKHS, encoded by the coding sequence TTGAAAACTATTTTCAAAAATGTTGAATTTATAGTGGATTCCAATCAGCACATAAAATCACTCATCCATCACATCCGCCAAGATGTAACTCTTGATGAATATGCCATTGACAAACTTTCTTCTGTACTTGTAATTAAGGAGTTGAATAAAAAAGAGTTTTTACTTGAACCCGGTGAAACGGCCAATACAATGAACTTTATTGCACAAGGCTGTATGCGCAGTTATTATTTAGATGAAAATGCACAAGAACACACATTGCAATTAGGTATTGAACAGTGGTGGATAAATGATCTATACAGTTATTTGAGCAGGAAAAAATCGCGGATGTATGTTCAGGCTTTAGAGAAAACATTACTTATACAATTACCTAGAGTAGAATTAGAAAAACTCTATATTGAAGTGCCCGAGATCTCTAATTTCTTTCGTATAAAAATTCAAAGTGCTTATGTTGCCGTTCAAGAGCGCGTTATCGATAGTATGAGTGATGATGCCTATGAACGATACGATACCTTCAGAAGATCGTATCGCGATATTGAACAACGCGTGCCGCAATACATCATCGCATCTTACCTTGGGGTAACTCCAGAATTTTTAAGTTATTTACGAAAAAAGCATTCCTAA
- a CDS encoding SDR family NAD(P)-dependent oxidoreductase: MKYGIVTGSSRGIGLATVELLTKNANTQVIGSSTSGNHTLNQPNFQCLQLDLSNNFSIDKFILSLGNLKLDFLINNAGILLEKWDASVINMEQLKQTFNINVFGTIELTEKLLPRLNAKAHIINITSDWGSFSELNFDEFQPHYKMSKAALNMYTKLLAKRLESQSITVSSLDPGWTQTDMGGKVAPRLPKDVAGDIFNLLNNDVESGQFWHKGKIRSW; encoded by the coding sequence ATGAAATACGGAATAGTTACAGGAAGCAGCAGAGGCATTGGCTTAGCAACGGTTGAGTTGTTAACTAAAAATGCAAATACGCAAGTTATTGGAAGTTCAACTTCTGGAAATCATACATTAAACCAACCTAATTTTCAATGTTTACAACTCGATTTGTCAAATAACTTTTCTATCGATAAATTTATCCTGAGTTTAGGGAATCTTAAACTTGATTTTTTAATAAACAATGCAGGAATATTACTCGAAAAATGGGATGCTTCAGTAATTAATATGGAACAGTTAAAACAAACCTTTAATATTAATGTATTTGGCACTATTGAACTAACTGAAAAACTCCTGCCTAGATTAAATGCCAAAGCGCATATCATAAATATTACATCAGATTGGGGCTCTTTTAGTGAATTGAATTTTGATGAATTTCAGCCTCATTACAAAATGTCTAAAGCAGCTTTAAATATGTACACTAAGTTGTTGGCAAAGCGATTGGAAAGTCAAAGTATAACAGTATCGTCTCTAGATCCAGGTTGGACCCAGACCGATATGGGAGGAAAAGTAGCCCCACGACTACCCAAAGATGTGGCTGGAGATATTTTTAACTTATTAAATAATGACGTTGAAAGCGGACAGTTTTGGCATAAGGGAAAGATTAGAAGCTGGTAG
- a CDS encoding GNAT family N-acetyltransferase, giving the protein MEHIEYNIHNLLNLYATVGKPFNGYASDSAIGYSRIQASEWPNKIWSNQKLTPDVLQNIKILIESSQIKMHFIDFEFDGKANHTLIEQLGFELSSSMPGMHLKLTKPFETSNRLSFRMVAEITEAKIWTAVFKQSFGYVISEDLVLKNLNKIHFYIAFEDSKPIGVVKLHLTNNIAGIYSLGVPVAFRENGFAKEIMHFVLNKAIQQGATVATLQASKLGQGMYERMGFKNDFTMHSYKLKTQ; this is encoded by the coding sequence ATGGAACATATTGAATACAATATCCATAACTTATTAAATCTTTACGCAACCGTTGGTAAACCATTTAATGGATATGCAAGTGACAGTGCAATAGGTTATAGCCGGATACAGGCTTCTGAATGGCCTAATAAAATTTGGTCTAACCAAAAGCTCACGCCGGATGTTCTTCAAAACATCAAAATCCTTATTGAATCGTCACAAATTAAAATGCATTTTATTGACTTTGAATTTGATGGCAAAGCAAATCATACACTTATTGAACAACTGGGATTTGAACTTAGCAGTTCCATGCCAGGTATGCATTTAAAGCTTACAAAACCTTTTGAAACCTCTAACAGATTAAGCTTCAGAATGGTGGCTGAAATAACAGAAGCTAAAATTTGGACCGCTGTTTTTAAGCAATCCTTCGGGTATGTGATAAGTGAAGACCTGGTATTAAAGAACTTGAATAAAATACATTTCTATATAGCTTTTGAGGATAGTAAGCCTATTGGAGTTGTTAAATTACATCTCACCAATAATATAGCTGGTATCTATAGTCTAGGTGTTCCCGTTGCTTTTAGAGAGAATGGTTTTGCTAAAGAAATCATGCACTTTGTATTAAATAAAGCAATACAGCAAGGAGCAACTGTTGCGACCTTACAAGCTTCTAAACTAGGGCAGGGGATGTATGAAAGGATGGGATTTAAAAATGATTTTACAATGCATAGTTATAAATTAAAAACACAATAA
- a CDS encoding DUF7010 family protein, protein MASLEQQRIEFANRKFLATPLSGLIAWFLVGLSGLLFPDRITVWILFIATGSIVYLALFVSKFTGENFLDKTKPKNVFDGLFLYTVAQAVLVYAIAIPFFLKDYTSLPLTVGVLTGTMWLPFSWIIKHWVGIFHSLTRTILIVLLWYLFPEQRFVVIPFTIVVIYIITLIFLTKRNKQELL, encoded by the coding sequence ATGGCTTCATTAGAACAACAACGCATCGAATTTGCAAACAGAAAATTTTTAGCAACACCACTTTCCGGATTAATAGCTTGGTTTTTGGTTGGTCTTTCAGGATTATTATTTCCTGATAGAATAACTGTGTGGATATTATTTATTGCCACGGGAAGTATTGTGTATTTAGCACTTTTTGTATCAAAATTTACAGGAGAAAACTTTTTAGATAAAACAAAACCTAAAAATGTATTTGATGGTTTGTTTCTTTATACAGTAGCTCAGGCTGTGTTGGTGTATGCGATTGCCATACCTTTCTTTTTGAAAGATTATACATCATTACCATTAACAGTAGGAGTTTTAACAGGAACCATGTGGTTACCATTTTCATGGATTATTAAGCATTGGGTGGGTATTTTCCATTCACTTACAAGAACCATTTTAATTGTATTGTTGTGGTATCTATTTCCAGAACAACGATTTGTGGTAATCCCTTTTACAATTGTAGTCATTTATATTATTACCCTTATTTTTTTGACGAAAAGGAATAAACAGGAATTATTATGA
- a CDS encoding DMT family transporter has protein sequence MKLLLYILALTGGVFLAVQAGFNSQLGGILKQPIAAVIASSLSSVVFGFIMLLLLGKGSIQPITTTSVPWYLWFMGGLFSVIGISIYFYAIPKMGISKMIALGLCGQLIFSIVAGKYGWLNLPVEPLTTKRLIGTIAMLIGIILINTK, from the coding sequence ATGAAACTTTTGTTATACATATTAGCATTAACTGGAGGTGTATTTTTAGCTGTCCAAGCCGGATTTAACTCCCAATTGGGAGGAATTTTAAAGCAGCCTATTGCGGCTGTAATAGCTTCGTCTTTAAGTAGTGTTGTTTTCGGATTCATTATGCTGCTGCTATTGGGAAAAGGCAGTATTCAACCGATTACAACAACGTCTGTGCCTTGGTACTTATGGTTTATGGGAGGGTTATTCAGTGTTATTGGTATCTCCATTTACTTCTACGCCATTCCCAAAATGGGCATTTCAAAAATGATTGCGCTTGGACTTTGCGGGCAGCTTATTTTTTCAATAGTAGCAGGAAAATATGGTTGGCTTAATCTACCAGTAGAACCACTCACCACAAAAAGGCTTATTGGAACAATAGCTATGCTAATAGGCATTATACTTATTAATACTAAATAA
- a CDS encoding GNAT family N-acetyltransferase, with the protein MDHRIDYIDKFEYKEVVNVWEASVRATHHFLKEEDIAYFKPLILNTYLDAVELRCYRDENYKINGFVGVIDGSLEMLFIHPTHIGKRIGKTLLEYAINSLNVNKVDVNEQNQQAVGFYKHCGFETIGRSELDPSGKPYPILHMELIK; encoded by the coding sequence ATGGACCATAGAATAGACTATATAGATAAATTCGAATATAAAGAGGTTGTAAATGTGTGGGAAGCATCTGTAAGGGCAACGCATCATTTTTTAAAAGAAGAAGACATCGCCTATTTCAAACCCTTAATTCTAAATACCTATCTAGACGCTGTTGAATTAAGGTGCTATAGAGATGAGAATTATAAAATAAATGGGTTTGTAGGCGTCATAGATGGTAGTCTAGAAATGCTATTCATTCACCCAACACATATAGGGAAAAGAATAGGAAAAACTTTATTGGAATATGCAATTAACAGCCTTAATGTAAACAAAGTAGATGTCAATGAGCAGAATCAACAAGCTGTTGGGTTTTACAAACATTGTGGCTTTGAGACCATAGGGCGATCTGAATTGGATCCCTCAGGAAAACCCTATCCGATTTTGCACATGGAATTAATAAAATAA
- a CDS encoding Crp/Fnr family transcriptional regulator, with protein MENEIVRLISRYLELTNEEASAFAECIPIKSFKKGDILLREGQVCRDSYFVIEGCVRKYYIIDGDERTTAFYVEDESIASLQSYTNKTPANHYFECVEDCRLAVLNYEKEQELFKRVPKYEALCRMSMEDDFGEQQEALAKFITSSPEERYKNLLETRPDLIQRVPQYHLASYLGVKPESLSRIRKRIAKK; from the coding sequence ATGGAAAATGAAATTGTAAGGTTAATTTCCAGATACCTTGAACTTACCAATGAAGAAGCTTCAGCTTTTGCGGAATGTATTCCAATTAAGTCTTTTAAAAAAGGGGATATACTTTTAAGGGAAGGTCAGGTATGCAGGGATTCCTATTTTGTAATTGAAGGCTGCGTTAGAAAATACTATATTATCGATGGTGATGAACGCACCACTGCATTTTATGTTGAAGATGAATCCATCGCGTCCTTACAAAGCTATACAAACAAAACTCCAGCCAATCATTATTTTGAATGTGTGGAGGATTGTAGGTTAGCTGTTTTAAATTATGAAAAAGAACAGGAGTTGTTTAAACGTGTTCCCAAGTATGAAGCTTTGTGCCGTATGTCTATGGAGGATGACTTTGGTGAGCAACAGGAAGCTTTGGCCAAATTCATAACTTCGAGCCCGGAAGAAAGGTATAAAAACCTTTTGGAAACTAGACCCGATTTAATACAACGTGTTCCTCAGTACCATTTGGCCAGTTATTTGGGTGTTAAGCCAGAATCTTTAAGTCGCATAAGGAAACGAATAGCTAAGAAATAA
- a CDS encoding DUF4440 domain-containing protein, with the protein MKLKFVILTALLFGVLHFAQAQQSNLTHKDSLNHTLNQYYELNLKVFQQNSTLKDIDNIFELFTDDFTYVHPKYGGIYSREDLYNGYKRNQKNGGYDGSVMDIKIENIIYGLNAITVSKRFITKHEGKRVEGNEQMALFEFKNGKISKIKEYW; encoded by the coding sequence ATGAAACTAAAATTTGTCATTTTAACTGCGCTATTATTTGGAGTCCTTCATTTTGCCCAAGCCCAACAAAGTAATCTTACCCATAAAGATTCGCTCAACCATACTTTAAATCAGTATTATGAGCTCAACCTAAAAGTATTTCAGCAAAACTCAACCCTGAAAGATATCGATAACATTTTTGAGTTATTTACAGATGATTTTACTTATGTGCATCCAAAGTATGGCGGAATCTATTCTCGTGAAGACCTCTACAATGGTTACAAAAGAAATCAAAAAAATGGAGGCTATGACGGCAGTGTTATGGATATAAAAATCGAAAACATTATTTATGGTTTAAACGCCATTACAGTAAGCAAACGTTTTATTACAAAACACGAGGGTAAAAGAGTTGAAGGTAACGAGCAAATGGCCCTTTTTGAGTTTAAGAATGGGAAGATTTCTAAAATTAAAGAATATTGGTAA
- a CDS encoding DinB family protein has translation MTQSELIILNFSEIRRRSIKLWNGLPESHYHWKPDENAMTAIEMVRHVLEADYGWNIIINQGDMKNYKTPWKNRPYVSVTDELEFANPYRDTFLESIRKFSDTDLNKTEIVHPGNGDKKILAKYLLRIGYHESVHAGQFLSYLRAMKLERPEIWD, from the coding sequence ATGACCCAATCTGAACTCATAATTTTAAATTTTTCGGAAATAAGGCGACGAAGCATCAAACTTTGGAATGGACTTCCTGAGAGCCATTATCATTGGAAACCTGATGAAAATGCAATGACTGCCATAGAAATGGTTAGACATGTCTTGGAAGCAGATTATGGATGGAATATTATAATCAATCAAGGGGATATGAAGAATTATAAAACACCGTGGAAGAATAGACCATACGTTAGCGTTACTGACGAACTTGAATTTGCCAACCCTTACAGAGATACATTTTTAGAAAGTATTCGGAAGTTTTCGGATACAGATTTGAACAAAACTGAAATTGTTCACCCAGGCAATGGAGACAAGAAAATACTTGCGAAATATTTATTGCGAATTGGATATCATGAATCTGTTCATGCAGGACAATTTCTTTCGTATTTAAGAGCAATGAAATTAGAGCGTCCAGAGATATGGGACTGA
- a CDS encoding DoxX family protein: MNTKQHIGLLLLRVSIAFTMLIYGISKLNFGIEYINGLLEHYGLPTFLGYGVFVGEIIAPLLIIIGFRTKLAGLVFAINCFVAILMDRLPDVLSLNEHGGWSIGLIFIYMMFGLAMFNTGSGKYALSTNNKWD, translated from the coding sequence ATGAACACAAAACAACACATTGGATTATTATTGCTAAGAGTGAGTATTGCTTTTACCATGTTAATTTACGGGATAAGCAAATTAAACTTTGGGATTGAATACATTAATGGTTTGCTCGAACACTACGGACTTCCAACATTTTTGGGCTATGGGGTTTTTGTTGGTGAAATCATTGCGCCTCTTCTTATTATTATTGGCTTTAGAACCAAACTTGCAGGACTTGTTTTCGCTATTAATTGCTTTGTGGCAATTTTAATGGATCGGCTTCCAGACGTGTTAAGCTTAAATGAGCACGGGGGCTGGTCTATTGGGTTAATCTTTATCTATATGATGTTCGGCCTCGCTATGTTCAATACAGGCTCTGGGAAGTATGCTTTATCAACAAATAACAAATGGGACTAA